CAGAAGTACAAGGTCAAAGTGGGCCTTTCCCAGAACCAGTTTCCTTCCAGAATACTGCCTCTGTAGCCTGCCACAATATAATAAAAAGGATTCAGCTTAAATACAGTCAGCACCCAGGGAGCCTTGTCCGTAAACATTTCTTCCTGGTACATAATAGGCACCAGCCACATGCCAAACTGAAGGCAAATACTTACAATTTGAGCCATGTCTTTAAAAAATACGTTTACAGCGCAGGTAAAATATCCGATTCCAAGAGCTAAAACTGCGGCGGCAAAGCTATAATAAAAAATCTGGAGCCATGTAATCTTAGGAGCCTGACCGTAGCACAAGGTCATTGCCAGCATAATTAAAATAAAAAAGCCGTGGACCATAAGACAGGAAATCAGTTTAATAACCGGCAGAATCTCCACCTGAAACACTACTTTTTTTACCAGGTAGTGATATTCCTGAAGACACCCGGTAACTGTATTCAACACCTCGCTGTAAAAAAACCAGGGCACGATTCCCGGCACCAGCCACAGCACATAAGGCACTCCCGGCACAGGCGGCACACTTTTAAATCCCACCTGGAAAATAAAGAAGTAAATCAGCACTGTCACCACCGGCTGAACAAACATCCACACTACGCCAAAATAGGAACCTACAAATCTTTTTCTAAAATCAGCCTTTGACAGATCCCAAATCAGCTTCCGTTTATTTACAATCTCTTTTAGCAGAGAAAGCACATATCTCATTGAATTAAATTCCTTTCTCTGGATGTATTTTGTCCTAAAACTGGAAGGTTTCTTTAAAGCCTCCCCATTTCTGATCTTTTTCAGAAATAATCAGCTCCATTCCAGGTTCTATAGGCCACTGAATTCCAATTTCCGGATCATTATAGGCCATTCCTCCCTCGTCTCCGGGATGGTAGAAGTCAGTGCATTTGTATGCAAATTCCGCCTCCTCAGATAATACAAGAAATCCGTGGGCAAACCCTTCTGGAATGTAAAACTGCTTTTTATTTTCTGCTGACAACACAACTCCAAACCATTTTCCATATGTTTCTGAGTCAGCTCTTAAATCTACAGCCACGTCAAAAACCTCTCCTCTCACAACCCGAACCAGCTTTCCCTGGGGAAACTGCTTCTGATAGTGAAGTCCTCTCAGCACGCCCTTTACTGACATAGACTGGTTATCCTGAACAAACACCATGTCAAGCCCTGCCTCCTGAAAGTCGTTTTGATTATATGTTTCCATAAAATAGCCTCTTTCATCCTTAAATACTGTAGGCTCGATTACATACAATCCTTTAATATTACATCGAGTTACCTTTATCTTTCCCATTGTGAAATCTCCT
The window above is part of the Lachnoclostridium edouardi genome. Proteins encoded here:
- the rfbC gene encoding dTDP-4-dehydrorhamnose 3,5-epimerase, with the translated sequence MGKIKVTRCNIKGLYVIEPTVFKDERGYFMETYNQNDFQEAGLDMVFVQDNQSMSVKGVLRGLHYQKQFPQGKLVRVVRGEVFDVAVDLRADSETYGKWFGVVLSAENKKQFYIPEGFAHGFLVLSEEAEFAYKCTDFYHPGDEGGMAYNDPEIGIQWPIEPGMELIISEKDQKWGGFKETFQF
- a CDS encoding ABC transporter permease codes for the protein MRYVLSLLKEIVNKRKLIWDLSKADFRKRFVGSYFGVVWMFVQPVVTVLIYFFIFQVGFKSVPPVPGVPYVLWLVPGIVPWFFYSEVLNTVTGCLQEYHYLVKKVVFQVEILPVIKLISCLMVHGFFILIMLAMTLCYGQAPKITWLQIFYYSFAAAVLALGIGYFTCAVNVFFKDMAQIVSICLQFGMWLVPIMYQEEMFTDKAPWVLTVFKLNPFYYIVAGYRGSILEGNWFWERPTLTLYFWAFTAVMFLAGLKVFKKLRPHFSDVL